A single region of the Selenomonas sp. oral taxon 920 genome encodes:
- a CDS encoding ribonuclease J, whose product MEVCFLSLNRNGNHGKNVQKVQVIPLGGLGEIGKNMTAIRVDDEILVVDSGLMFPEEDMLGIDLVIPDITYLIENREKVKAIVLTHGHEDHIGALPYVMKQIPVPVYGTRLTLGILEGRLKENGVDSSNLHSVMAGDIINIGCFSVGFIRVNHSIPDAVGLSIKTPVGMIVHTGDFKLDYTPVDGQMTDFRRFSDLGNKGVLLLLADSTNAEREGHTASERTVGAAFDKSFHNVRGRIIVATFSSNVHRIQQVIDTAVKYKRRVAVLGRSMENVVGISLELGYLNAPEGTIIGIDEINNFRPEQIVVVTTGSQGEPMSALSRMAASDHRKITIVPGDTVVISATPIPGNEKLVSKTVDNLMKLGANVIYGRDKGIHVSGHGSREELKLMHNLVRPKFFMPVHGEYHHLVQHASLARELGMPKENIFISENGQILEFTKEKGQVVGRVQSGMVMVDGLGVGDVGNIVLRDRRQLSQDGILIIVVTMDRQNNRVVSGPDIVSRGFVYVRESEALMDEARARVQQALDRCEDENVREWSAIKSNVRDALSRYLFDKTRRRPMILPIIMEI is encoded by the coding sequence ATGGAGGTGTGTTTTTTGTCGTTAAATCGTAATGGCAATCATGGTAAAAACGTGCAGAAGGTACAGGTTATACCGCTCGGCGGTCTTGGCGAAATCGGAAAGAACATGACTGCCATCCGCGTGGATGATGAGATTCTCGTTGTGGACTCCGGACTTATGTTCCCAGAGGAGGATATGCTCGGAATCGATCTCGTCATTCCGGATATTACCTATCTGATCGAAAACAGGGAGAAGGTTAAGGCGATTGTTTTGACGCATGGGCATGAGGATCATATCGGAGCTCTGCCCTACGTGATGAAGCAGATTCCCGTACCTGTCTATGGGACACGCCTGACGCTCGGAATTCTCGAGGGACGTCTCAAGGAAAACGGCGTCGACTCGAGCAATCTGCACTCCGTGATGGCAGGGGATATCATCAATATCGGCTGCTTCAGTGTCGGCTTTATCCGCGTCAACCACTCGATTCCAGATGCGGTCGGTCTGTCGATCAAGACTCCCGTCGGAATGATCGTCCACACGGGCGATTTTAAACTCGACTATACGCCGGTCGATGGACAGATGACAGATTTTCGCCGCTTCTCTGATCTCGGCAACAAGGGGGTTCTGCTCCTCCTCGCAGACAGCACGAACGCGGAACGCGAGGGGCATACGGCGAGCGAGCGCACGGTTGGGGCGGCGTTTGACAAGTCGTTCCACAATGTACGTGGACGTATCATTGTTGCAACGTTTTCCTCAAATGTGCATCGCATCCAGCAAGTCATTGACACGGCGGTCAAATACAAACGCCGTGTCGCCGTCCTCGGACGCAGCATGGAGAATGTCGTCGGCATCTCCCTTGAGCTCGGTTATCTGAATGCACCGGAGGGCACGATCATCGGCATTGATGAGATCAACAATTTCCGCCCTGAGCAGATCGTCGTTGTGACGACGGGCAGTCAGGGGGAGCCGATGTCTGCGCTTTCGCGCATGGCAGCATCTGATCACCGTAAGATCACGATTGTGCCGGGTGATACAGTTGTCATCTCTGCAACACCAATTCCGGGCAATGAGAAGCTGGTCTCCAAGACGGTGGACAATCTGATGAAGCTCGGCGCGAACGTTATCTATGGGCGTGACAAGGGAATCCATGTCTCGGGGCACGGCAGCCGCGAGGAATTAAAACTCATGCACAATCTTGTGCGTCCGAAGTTTTTTATGCCCGTGCACGGCGAGTACCATCATCTCGTGCAGCATGCAAGTCTTGCCCGTGAGCTTGGTATGCCGAAGGAGAATATCTTCATCAGCGAGAATGGGCAGATTCTCGAGTTTACGAAAGAGAAGGGGCAGGTTGTCGGTCGCGTGCAGTCCGGCATGGTCATGGTTGATGGTCTCGGTGTCGGCGATGTGGGCAACATCGTCCTGCGCGACCGCCGTCAACTTTCACAGGATGGTATCCTCATCATCGTGGTGACGATGGATCGCCAGAACAACCGTGTGGTCTCGGGTCCCGACATCGTCTCGCGCGGCTTTGTCTATGTGCGCGAGTCCGAGGCACTGATGGACGAGGCACGTGCACGCGTTCAGCAGGCACTCGACCGCTGCGAGGATGAGAATGTGCGCGAGTGGTCGGCGATCAAGTCAAATGTACGCGATGCGCTTAGTCGCTATCTTTTCGACAAAACACGTCGCCGTCCGATGATTCTGCCCATCATTATGGAGATTTGA
- a CDS encoding transketolase: MTSAEQKELQLFAVKVREGILRGTHAAKSGHPGGSLSSTEYFTYLYNKEIRVDPKNPHDPNRDRFVLSKGHVAPGLYATLANRGFFPVDELLTLRHIGSRLQGHPNMNLTPGVDMSTGSLGQGISTAAGMAKGAKYLGKDINVYTLLGDGELAEGQVWEATMFAAHYKLDNLCITVDVNGLQIDGATADVMNTAPIDGKFEAFGCDVLWIDGHDFNALEKAFQRFHANKGTGKPTVILMKTVKGKDISFMENNAGWHGKAPNDDELAQGILELSAIRKKIEEA, encoded by the coding sequence ATGACATCAGCTGAACAGAAAGAGCTCCAACTTTTTGCGGTAAAGGTACGCGAGGGGATTTTGCGCGGTACACATGCTGCAAAAAGTGGACATCCGGGCGGTTCTCTTTCATCGACGGAGTATTTTACCTATCTCTACAACAAGGAGATCCGCGTTGATCCAAAGAACCCGCACGACCCGAACCGAGATCGCTTTGTCCTCTCGAAGGGGCATGTTGCACCCGGTCTCTATGCGACGCTTGCCAATCGCGGCTTCTTCCCTGTAGATGAACTTTTGACGCTTCGCCACATCGGTTCACGCCTGCAGGGCCACCCGAATATGAACCTCACACCGGGCGTGGATATGTCCACAGGTTCGCTCGGACAGGGAATCTCGACCGCGGCAGGTATGGCAAAGGGGGCGAAGTATCTGGGCAAGGATATCAATGTCTATACACTGCTTGGAGATGGTGAACTCGCCGAGGGACAGGTGTGGGAGGCAACGATGTTTGCCGCACACTATAAACTGGACAATCTCTGTATTACAGTGGATGTCAATGGTCTTCAGATTGATGGCGCGACAGCAGATGTCATGAACACAGCACCAATCGATGGAAAGTTTGAGGCATTCGGCTGTGACGTTCTCTGGATTGACGGGCATGACTTCAACGCGCTCGAAAAGGCATTCCAGAGGTTCCACGCAAACAAGGGCACAGGAAAGCCGACGGTCATTCTGATGAAGACGGTGAAGGGCAAGGATATCTCATTTATGGAGAACAATGCCGGCTGGCATGGCAAGGCACCCAATGATGACGAACTCGCACAGGGGATTTTGGAGCTTTCTGCAATTCGTAAGAAAATTGAGGAGGCATGA
- the argH gene encoding argininosuccinate lyase: protein MSEKLWGGRFSKTTDEMINEFQASIQFDRRMYREDIAGSLAHAAMLAKVGILSEEDRAAIEKGLRDILAQIERGDFAFSVELEDIHMNIEKRLTDAIGEAGSRLHTARSRNDQVALDTHMYVRHAVVDVLDRIRELQHALVESATANKEVIMPGYTHLQRAQPILFAHHLMAYFGMLVRDFERFQGVYARTDIMPLGAGALAGTTLPIDRSFVAKRLNFERIYTNSLDAVSDRDYILEFLSAASILMVHLSRLSEEIILWCSREFSFVELDDAHCTGSSMMPQKKNPDVSELVRGKTGRVVGHLMAMLTAVKGLPLAYNKDLQEDKEGLFDTIDTVKFSLAVYAQLIRGMKVRVDVMRHAVEADFSNATDLADYLVRKGMPFRQAHSVSGQAVALCIERGIWLADLPLADYQKLSALFAEDIYEAIRPETCVAYRNSYGGTSYEQAEMQLDAACDLMAEEQSCIAVLTQKQEIL from the coding sequence ATGAGCGAGAAGCTCTGGGGCGGTCGATTCTCCAAGACAACCGATGAGATGATCAATGAGTTCCAAGCCTCCATTCAGTTCGATCGTCGGATGTACCGCGAGGATATTGCAGGTTCGCTTGCACATGCTGCCATGCTGGCAAAGGTTGGCATTCTCTCCGAGGAGGATCGTGCGGCCATCGAAAAGGGGCTGCGTGACATCCTCGCGCAGATCGAGCGCGGAGATTTTGCGTTCAGTGTCGAACTCGAAGACATCCACATGAATATTGAAAAGCGCCTTACAGATGCGATTGGGGAGGCGGGCAGCCGTCTTCATACGGCACGCAGCCGCAACGATCAGGTGGCACTCGATACGCATATGTATGTACGGCACGCTGTTGTGGATGTGCTGGATCGTATCAGGGAACTTCAACATGCACTTGTCGAATCAGCGACGGCGAACAAGGAGGTCATCATGCCGGGCTACACGCATCTGCAGCGTGCTCAGCCCATCCTCTTTGCCCATCACCTTATGGCATATTTTGGTATGCTCGTGCGTGACTTTGAACGATTTCAAGGAGTATATGCCCGGACGGATATCATGCCGCTCGGCGCAGGCGCTCTTGCAGGAACGACACTGCCGATCGATCGATCCTTTGTCGCGAAGCGGCTGAACTTCGAGCGCATCTATACGAACAGTCTGGATGCGGTCAGCGACCGTGACTACATTCTCGAATTCCTCTCTGCGGCATCCATCCTCATGGTTCATCTCTCACGTCTCTCGGAGGAGATCATCCTCTGGTGCTCGCGTGAGTTCTCCTTTGTCGAGTTGGACGATGCACACTGCACAGGCTCCTCCATGATGCCCCAGAAGAAGAACCCTGATGTCTCCGAACTCGTGCGCGGCAAAACGGGACGCGTCGTCGGTCATCTCATGGCGATGCTCACGGCAGTGAAGGGGCTCCCACTCGCCTACAACAAGGACTTGCAGGAGGATAAGGAGGGGCTGTTTGATACCATTGACACGGTGAAGTTCAGCCTTGCCGTCTACGCACAGCTCATCCGCGGAATGAAGGTTCGTGTGGATGTCATGCGTCATGCCGTCGAAGCGGACTTCTCGAATGCGACTGACCTCGCGGACTACCTTGTGCGTAAGGGGATGCCGTTCCGTCAGGCACACAGCGTCTCGGGACAGGCGGTCGCGCTCTGCATTGAGCGCGGCATCTGGCTTGCAGACCTGCCGCTCGCGGATTATCAGAAACTCTCCGCGCTCTTTGCGGAGGATATTTATGAAGCCATCCGTCCAGAGACTTGCGTCGCATATCGGAACTCTTACGGAGGCACTTCGTATGAGCAGGCAGAAATGCAGTTGGATGCGGCATGTGATCTGATGGCAGAGGAGCAAAGTTGTATTGCGGTACTTACGCAGAAGCAAGAAATTCTCTAA
- the argF gene encoding ornithine carbamoyltransferase yields MNKGMDLLSIHELSADDVEEILTLAADLKAKQKAGIPHKLLAGKTLGMIFEKSSTRTRVSFEVGMYQLGGQALFLSSRDLQLGRGEPIKDTARVLSRYLDGIMIRTYGHERIEELARYADIPVINALSDLLHPCQALTDLLTIREYKGKNLAGLKMAYVGDGNNMTHSLMYAAAKVGMNFAAATPEGYEPNAEVVANAKADAAATGATITITHNPMEAVAGADVIVTDTWASMGQEAEHDTRTAVFRPYQVNWELVAESGNARCIVMHCLPAYRGEEITEDVFEEFADVIFDEAENRLHVQKAIMALVMGD; encoded by the coding sequence ATGAACAAGGGAATGGATTTACTCTCCATTCATGAGCTGAGTGCGGACGATGTGGAGGAGATTCTGACGCTCGCCGCTGATCTTAAGGCAAAGCAGAAGGCGGGCATTCCGCATAAACTGCTTGCGGGAAAGACGCTCGGCATGATCTTTGAGAAATCCTCGACGCGGACACGCGTGTCGTTCGAGGTCGGGATGTACCAGCTCGGCGGACAGGCACTCTTTCTCAGCAGCCGCGACCTGCAGCTTGGGCGCGGCGAGCCGATCAAGGACACGGCGCGTGTGCTCTCGCGCTATCTTGACGGCATCATGATCCGCACTTATGGGCATGAACGCATTGAGGAGCTGGCTCGCTATGCTGACATCCCCGTTATCAACGCGCTCAGCGACCTTCTGCATCCGTGTCAGGCACTTACCGACCTGCTTACGATTCGTGAGTACAAGGGAAAGAATCTCGCGGGTCTCAAGATGGCGTACGTCGGCGACGGCAACAATATGACGCACTCGCTCATGTATGCAGCGGCAAAGGTCGGCATGAATTTCGCGGCGGCAACTCCCGAGGGCTACGAGCCAAATGCCGAGGTCGTTGCAAATGCAAAGGCAGATGCAGCGGCAACGGGAGCAACGATCACAATCACGCACAATCCGATGGAAGCGGTTGCGGGCGCAGATGTCATCGTCACGGACACGTGGGCGAGCATGGGGCAGGAGGCGGAGCACGACACGCGTACGGCGGTGTTCCGTCCCTATCAGGTGAATTGGGAACTCGTTGCCGAGTCAGGCAATGCACGCTGCATCGTGATGCACTGTCTGCCTGCCTATCGGGGAGAGGAGATCACGGAGGATGTCTTTGAGGAGTTTGCCGATGTGATCTTTGACGAGGCGGAGAATCGCCTCCACGTCCAAAAGGCGATCATGGCACTCGTTATGGGTGACTGA
- a CDS encoding transketolase family protein — protein sequence MADVKKIATRDSYGNGLVELGKEHIDLVVLDADLAGATKTSIFRKAFPDRHFNCGIAESNLVGVGAGLSTMGLVPFVSTFAMFAAGRAYEQVRNTVGYPHLNVKICATHGGISVGEDGASHQCCEDFALMRTIPGMTVMCPSDDVEARKMVHAAYEMEGPVYIRFGRAATPVYHDESFEFAIGKGEVLRDGTDVAIIATGILVPEAIEAGKRLTAEGIKARIINMATIKPLDEELVIRAAKECGRIVTVEEHNILGGLGEAVAAVVAEHIPVSVHRIGVRDEFGHSGPAGELLKQFGLTAEHITAQTQSFIGK from the coding sequence ATGGCAGATGTAAAGAAAATTGCAACGCGCGACAGCTACGGAAACGGACTCGTAGAACTTGGCAAGGAGCACATAGATCTTGTCGTTCTGGATGCGGATCTTGCGGGAGCGACAAAGACCAGTATATTTAGGAAGGCATTCCCCGATCGCCATTTCAACTGCGGTATTGCCGAGAGCAATCTCGTTGGCGTTGGCGCGGGACTCTCGACAATGGGACTCGTCCCGTTTGTATCCACCTTTGCCATGTTTGCGGCAGGACGTGCATACGAGCAGGTGCGCAATACGGTCGGCTATCCGCACCTGAATGTCAAGATCTGTGCGACACACGGCGGTATTTCCGTCGGTGAGGACGGGGCATCACATCAGTGCTGCGAGGACTTCGCTCTCATGCGTACGATCCCAGGCATGACGGTCATGTGTCCCTCGGATGATGTTGAGGCACGCAAGATGGTGCACGCCGCATACGAAATGGAAGGCCCTGTATACATTCGCTTCGGACGTGCGGCAACGCCCGTGTACCATGATGAGTCGTTTGAGTTTGCAATTGGCAAGGGGGAAGTTCTGCGGGATGGGACGGATGTTGCCATCATCGCTACAGGGATTCTCGTACCGGAGGCGATCGAGGCGGGAAAACGTCTTACTGCTGAGGGAATCAAAGCGCGTATCATCAATATGGCGACAATCAAGCCGCTCGATGAGGAGCTGGTGATCCGTGCAGCGAAGGAATGCGGCAGAATTGTGACTGTCGAGGAGCACAATATTCTCGGCGGGCTTGGTGAGGCTGTTGCCGCCGTTGTTGCGGAGCACATACCCGTTTCTGTCCATCGCATCGGTGTCCGCGATGAGTTCGGTCATTCGGGGCCTGCAGGAGAACTGCTCAAGCAGTTCGGGCTGACGGCAGAGCATATTACCGCACAAACACAGTCATTCATTGGAAAATAA
- a CDS encoding argininosuccinate synthase, producing MAKQIKKVVLAYSGGLDTSVIIPWLKEHYDNCEVIAVCADVGQGEELDPVHDKALASGASKVHIVDLTKEFLEEYVWPTLKAGAVYEGKYLLGTSFARPVIAKALVDIAKREGADAIAHGATGKGNDQVRFELTVKALAPNLQIIAPWREWDLDSRTAEIAYAKKHGIPVATENKTYSMDRNIWHLSHEGSDLEDPANEPKNSMFLISCAPEAAPDAPEYVSISFEKGIPVAVNGEKLGAVELLTKLNEIGARNGVGIVDICENRLVGMKSRGVYENPGGSILYYAHRELEYLCLDRATYHYKEGMAIRYGELVYDGMWFCQLREALAAFVDSTQETVTGEVRLKLYKGNIISAGATSPYSLYSQEFVTFEHDDVYNQADAGGFINLFGLPLKVRALMQEGLNK from the coding sequence ATGGCAAAGCAGATCAAAAAAGTAGTTCTGGCATATTCCGGCGGTCTTGATACGTCGGTTATCATCCCGTGGCTGAAGGAACACTATGACAACTGCGAGGTCATCGCTGTCTGTGCCGATGTCGGGCAGGGGGAGGAACTCGATCCCGTGCATGACAAGGCACTTGCCTCCGGCGCGTCGAAGGTGCACATTGTCGATCTCACGAAGGAGTTCCTTGAGGAGTATGTTTGGCCGACGCTCAAGGCGGGAGCCGTCTACGAGGGAAAGTATCTGCTCGGTACATCGTTTGCGCGTCCCGTGATCGCAAAGGCACTCGTCGATATCGCAAAGCGTGAGGGTGCGGACGCAATCGCGCACGGCGCGACGGGCAAGGGAAACGATCAGGTACGCTTCGAGCTGACCGTGAAGGCACTCGCACCGAACCTCCAGATCATCGCCCCGTGGCGTGAGTGGGATCTCGATTCCCGTACGGCTGAGATCGCGTATGCAAAGAAGCACGGCATTCCCGTTGCGACGGAGAACAAGACGTACAGCATGGATCGCAACATCTGGCATCTCTCCCATGAGGGCTCTGATCTTGAGGATCCCGCGAACGAGCCGAAGAACTCCATGTTCCTCATCTCCTGCGCACCCGAGGCTGCCCCGGATGCGCCGGAATACGTCTCCATCTCGTTCGAGAAAGGCATTCCTGTTGCTGTCAACGGTGAGAAACTAGGTGCAGTCGAACTCTTGACGAAACTCAACGAAATCGGTGCGCGAAACGGTGTCGGCATCGTCGATATCTGCGAGAACCGTCTCGTCGGCATGAAGTCGCGTGGCGTCTACGAGAATCCGGGCGGCTCCATCCTCTACTATGCGCACCGTGAACTCGAGTACCTCTGCCTCGACCGTGCAACCTATCACTACAAGGAAGGAATGGCGATCCGCTACGGTGAGCTCGTCTACGACGGCATGTGGTTCTGCCAGCTGCGTGAGGCACTTGCCGCGTTCGTGGACAGCACACAGGAGACCGTGACGGGTGAGGTGCGCCTCAAACTCTATAAGGGCAATATCATCTCCGCAGGAGCCACGTCGCCGTATTCGCTCTACAGTCAGGAGTTCGTTACGTTCGAGCATGACGACGTCTACAATCAGGCAGATGCAGGCGGCTTCATCAATCTTTTCGGTCTGCCGCTTAAGGTGCGTGCACTCATGCAGGAGGGGCTGAATAAATGA
- a CDS encoding ABC transporter substrate-binding protein, producing MKRYTLFIMITALLVIVIAAGSAYLSSGLRTTVQRHPMQELTAYTSLPTEIAAVLSEEYEKEYNIRVNFVQLSSEQILKRLDEQSREENGGKAALVLADRETLDRAAVAGYLVPYISEKSDQVADSFRHPNRYWTGVWYDPVVFAVNQDYLRTHLDLPNSWQQLAQQRDIRIGTTDFMAADASSNLLYSMIAEYGDQRAFEIWRRIQPKIMQYSKYLHTPVRQAGMGEVDLSVAVLSETLRYVHDEYPIRILYPVDGTSVVIYGTGIVFRAVERDAHAAEGFADWLLTDEAQFSLSQHRFYFLTTNPMTLSYQMFAGKNINVFKNRPYFSKEEKEILLDRWIKEVRFYEE from the coding sequence ATGAAGCGGTACACGCTGTTTATCATGATAACCGCCCTTCTCGTGATCGTCATTGCCGCAGGTTCGGCGTATTTGTCGTCCGGGCTGCGCACCACGGTGCAGAGACACCCAATGCAGGAGCTGACAGCATATACATCGTTGCCGACAGAAATTGCGGCGGTATTGTCCGAGGAGTATGAAAAAGAGTATAATATTCGTGTCAATTTTGTCCAGCTGTCTTCCGAACAGATTCTGAAACGTTTGGATGAGCAGTCGCGTGAGGAAAATGGCGGGAAAGCAGCCCTTGTTCTGGCAGATCGCGAGACTCTGGATCGTGCAGCTGTCGCTGGCTACCTCGTGCCCTATATTTCTGAAAAGAGCGATCAGGTTGCGGACTCGTTCCGCCATCCGAATCGCTATTGGACGGGTGTATGGTATGATCCTGTGGTCTTTGCCGTAAATCAGGATTATCTTCGCACGCACCTCGATTTGCCGAACTCGTGGCAGCAGCTTGCACAGCAGCGGGACATCCGCATTGGGACGACAGATTTTATGGCGGCGGATGCTTCGTCAAACTTACTCTACAGCATGATTGCCGAGTATGGGGATCAGCGTGCCTTTGAGATTTGGCGCAGGATTCAGCCGAAGATCATGCAGTACTCCAAATACCTGCATACACCTGTACGTCAAGCAGGAATGGGAGAGGTGGATCTCTCAGTTGCAGTGCTCAGTGAAACCCTGCGCTATGTACACGACGAATATCCCATCCGCATTCTGTACCCTGTGGATGGTACGTCGGTTGTGATCTATGGTACAGGCATTGTCTTTCGTGCGGTGGAGCGTGATGCTCATGCAGCCGAAGGCTTTGCAGACTGGCTCTTGACAGATGAAGCACAGTTTTCGCTCTCACAGCATCGCTTCTACTTCCTGACCACAAATCCGATGACGCTGTCCTATCAGATGTTTGCTGGAA
- a CDS encoding acetylornithine transaminase — MKNEHEIMARDTASYLPVFSRYPIVLNHGEGSYVWDVNGRKYLDALGGIAVNVLGHNYAPLVDAIAEQAKRLIHVSNLYYTEPQADAAAKLSALTADGKVFFGNSGAEANEGAIKAARKYGHTIHPEKSQIITALGSFHGRTLATLTATGQEKFHKGFEPLPQGFDYVPFNDIAALEARMSENTAAVMLEPIQGEGGVRTPADGYLQQVRALCDKYDALLIFDEIQTGMGRTGSFYAYESCGVTPDIVTLAKGLAGGVPIGAFVVTEKVAAAFHAGDHGSTFGGNPLACAAANVVLDAVANDNFLAGVQDVGAHFKQALTDLHSKYPAHIAEVRGRGLILGMEMQRNEDAAAIARRMLEHGVIINCTAGNVLRFIPPLIFTKNEVDELIRVLDHCILDICDRGGL; from the coding sequence ATGAAGAACGAACATGAAATTATGGCACGGGATACGGCGAGCTATCTGCCGGTATTTTCCCGTTATCCGATTGTCCTCAACCACGGGGAAGGTTCGTATGTATGGGATGTGAACGGGCGCAAGTATCTCGATGCGCTCGGCGGCATCGCAGTCAACGTGCTCGGGCATAACTATGCGCCGCTCGTGGATGCGATTGCCGAACAGGCAAAGCGTCTCATCCATGTGTCGAACCTCTACTATACCGAGCCGCAGGCAGATGCGGCGGCAAAGTTATCGGCACTCACGGCGGACGGCAAGGTGTTCTTCGGGAACTCGGGCGCGGAGGCGAACGAGGGGGCAATCAAGGCAGCGCGCAAATACGGGCATACGATTCATCCCGAGAAGTCGCAGATCATCACGGCATTGGGCAGCTTTCACGGGCGTACGCTCGCGACCCTGACCGCAACGGGACAGGAGAAGTTTCACAAGGGCTTTGAGCCGCTGCCGCAGGGGTTTGACTATGTACCGTTCAACGATATTGCGGCACTCGAAGCACGGATGAGCGAGAATACGGCGGCGGTCATGCTCGAGCCGATTCAGGGGGAGGGCGGCGTGCGTACCCCTGCGGACGGATATTTGCAGCAGGTACGGGCTCTCTGTGACAAGTATGACGCGCTCTTGATCTTCGACGAGATCCAGACGGGCATGGGGCGTACGGGCAGTTTCTATGCCTATGAGAGCTGCGGTGTCACACCCGATATCGTGACGCTTGCCAAGGGGCTTGCGGGCGGTGTCCCGATTGGCGCGTTTGTCGTCACGGAGAAGGTCGCGGCGGCATTTCACGCGGGCGATCACGGGTCGACGTTCGGCGGAAATCCGCTGGCGTGCGCGGCGGCAAATGTCGTGCTTGATGCGGTTGCAAATGATAATTTTCTTGCAGGTGTCCAGGATGTGGGCGCACATTTCAAACAGGCACTCACGGACTTGCATAGCAAATATCCCGCGCACATCGCGGAGGTGCGCGGCAGGGGGCTGATCCTCGGTATGGAGATGCAGAGGAATGAGGATGCGGCGGCAATCGCTCGACGGATGTTGGAGCATGGCGTTATTATCAACTGCACTGCAGGGAATGTCCTGCGCTTTATCCCGCCGCTGATCTTTACGAAGAATGAAGTGGATGAACTCATCCGTGTACTGGATCACTGTATCCTTGACATATGTGACCGAGGGGGATTATGA